The window CATCCCGACGTCAGCAAGGAGGCCGGCGCCGAGGACAAGTTCAAGGCGGTCAACGAGGCCTACGAGGCCCTGCGCGACCCCGAGAAGCGCAAGGCCTACGACCAGGTGCGCGCGGGTGGTTATCGGCCGGGCGACCAGGTGCGTCCGCCGCCAGGCGGCTTCCATCGGGGGCCGGGCGGACAACCGGATTTCGACGAGATCTTCGCGGGCGGTGGTGCGGGTGGCGGGTTTTCCGACTTCTTCGAAAGCGTGTTCGGTCGCGGGCGCGGCGGTCCCGGTGCCGGTCCGCGCGGCGCCCAGCCGGGTGGGGATACGCGGGCCAAGCTGGCCGTCCCGCTGGAGTCCGTGTACGGCGGAGGCAGCGTGCGCATCAGCGTCAACGGCCGCACCCTCGAGGTGCGCGTCCCCAAGGGCATCAAGCCGGGGCAGTCGATCCGGCTGGCGCGGCAGGGCAACGGCGGCGGCGACCTGCTGCTGGAGATCGAATACGCCGCGCATCCTCACTTCGAAGTCGATGGCCGCAACGTCATCCACGTGCTTGCGGTGGCGCCGTGGGAAGCGGCACTTGGCGCAACGATCAGCGTGCCGACGCTGGGCGGGCCGGTGGAATTGAAGATCCCCGCGGATTCCGAGGCCGGCCGCAAGCTGCGCCTGCGCGGACGTGGTCTTCCGGGTGGTGCACAAGGCGCGGATGGAGACCAGATCGTCGAGCTGGAGATCCTGGCACCGCGCGCGCATGACGACGCGCAGAGAGCGGCTTACGCGACGATGCGCGATGCCTTCGGCGACGACTGGCGTCGCGCCTGAGCGGGAGCAGGCTCATAGATCCGCGTACGCGAGAACGCCGGCATTGCGCCGGCGTTTTCGATGGTGCGAACGCTTCAGCCAGCCGCAGAAATACGGCTGTTTCCCGACTCAGGTCAGGTACTGGACAATCAGTTCCGACAATTCGGATTCGCTGAACGGCTTGGTGATGTAAGCCTTCGCACCCTGGCGCATGCCCCAGACCCGGTCGGTGTCCTGGTCCTTGGTGGTCACCAGGATCACCGGGATGTGCTTGGTGGTCGGCTCGCGGGTGATCGAGCGGGTCGCCTGGAAGCCGTTGAGGTTCGGCATCACCACGTCCATCAGGATCAGGTCGGGGATTTCGCGCTTGGCGGCTTCCACGCCGGCTGCGCCGTCCTCCGCGGTCAGTGCGTCGTGCCCCAGCTTTTCGACGATGCGGCGGATGCCCATCAATTGGGAGGGCGAGTCGTCGACGATCAGGATGCGTGCCATGAAGTTCCCCGTAGTTGCCGCCGATTGTAGCGGGCGTAACGATGCCCGCAAGCCATTCAGGTCGATTCCGCGAGGCGCACCACGGTCCGGCCCAGCGAACCGCCGGCAAGCATCGTGGCGAACACGCCGGGCAGGCCGTCCAGCGTGGTTTCGCGGGTGCAGATCGCGTCCAGACCAGCGGGCTTCCAGTCCGACGAAAGGCGCCGCCAGACCTCGTCGCGAATGTCGCGCGCGGTGCCGGCAGAGGCCACCCCGAGCAGGGACACGCCGCGGATGATGAAGGGCATCACAGTCGCATGCAGTTCATGGCTTGCCGCCAGGCCAGCGCTGGCCACGTTGCCGTAGGGTGCGGTCTGCGCCAGCAAAGCGGTCAGCATCGGCCCGCCGACGTTGTCCAGGCCGCCGCCAAAGCGTGCGTTGTCCATCGGGCGGGTGGTGGCGAGCGCATCGCGGCCGAGCACTTCGTTTGCGCCCAGAGATTTCAGGTAATCGACCTGGTCGGCCTTGCCGCTGATCGCGTGCACCTCGTAGCCGGCCTTGCGGAAGATCGCGATGGCCAGCGAGCCGACGCCGCCGGTGGCACCTGTAACCGCCAATGGACCGAGGCCGGGCACTTGCCGGTTGGCTTCCATGCGCAGCAGGGCGAGCGCAGCGGTGAAGCCGGCAGTGCCGAGGATCATCGATTCGCGCAGGTTCAATCCATCGGGCAGGGCGACAACCCACTTCGATTCCAGTCGCGCATATTCGGCGTAGCCGCCGTCGCGGGTTTCGGACAGGCCGCTGCCGGTGACCAGCACCGCATCGCCTTCCTTGAAGGCCGGGTCGGTCGATGCGATCACATGGCCGGCGACGTCGATGCCGCCGACCAGCGGGAACCTGCGCAGGATCTTGCCCTGGCCGGTGCCGGCCAGCGCGTCCTTGAAGTTGACCGAGGAGTACGCGGTCTTGATGACCACTTCGCCGGGATTGAGGTCATCAAGCGAAATCGTCTCGATGCCGCTGCGATAGCCGGCGGCATCGTCGCGGATGCGGAACGCGCGGAAATTCGCGGGAACGCTCATACATCCTCCGGCGTAAGCTTGAGCTGGCTGCGGCGCTTCTCGTCCAGCCATTTGTCCGCCTGCGCGGGCACGTAGTCGCGCATCCAGGCCAGCAATGCGTCGATGTCTTCTCCATGCCAGAG of the Thermomonas carbonis genome contains:
- a CDS encoding YhdH/YhfP family quinone oxidoreductase encodes the protein MSVPANFRAFRIRDDAAGYRSGIETISLDDLNPGEVVIKTAYSSVNFKDALAGTGQGKILRRFPLVGGIDVAGHVIASTDPAFKEGDAVLVTGSGLSETRDGGYAEYARLESKWVVALPDGLNLRESMILGTAGFTAALALLRMEANRQVPGLGPLAVTGATGGVGSLAIAIFRKAGYEVHAISGKADQVDYLKSLGANEVLGRDALATTRPMDNARFGGGLDNVGGPMLTALLAQTAPYGNVASAGLAASHELHATVMPFIIRGVSLLGVASAGTARDIRDEVWRRLSSDWKPAGLDAICTRETTLDGLPGVFATMLAGGSLGRTVVRLAEST
- a CDS encoding DnaJ C-terminal domain-containing protein produces the protein MEFKDYYGVLGVEPSAGDAEIKTAYRRLARKFHPDVSKEAGAEDKFKAVNEAYEALRDPEKRKAYDQVRAGGYRPGDQVRPPPGGFHRGPGGQPDFDEIFAGGGAGGGFSDFFESVFGRGRGGPGAGPRGAQPGGDTRAKLAVPLESVYGGGSVRISVNGRTLEVRVPKGIKPGQSIRLARQGNGGGDLLLEIEYAAHPHFEVDGRNVIHVLAVAPWEAALGATISVPTLGGPVELKIPADSEAGRKLRLRGRGLPGGAQGADGDQIVELEILAPRAHDDAQRAAYATMRDAFGDDWRRA
- a CDS encoding response regulator, with product MARILIVDDSPSQLMGIRRIVEKLGHDALTAEDGAAGVEAAKREIPDLILMDVVMPNLNGFQATRSITREPTTKHIPVILVTTKDQDTDRVWGMRQGAKAYITKPFSESELSELIVQYLT